From the genome of Mucispirillum schaedleri ASF457:
GGAAGTCTTGTAATAATGTGTAGCCTTCTTTTTCACCTGTTGTCATGGAAGATAAATCTGTTCCAACAGGTATGCCTTGTGATGTAGTTAAATATTTTTTATCCATATTGGACCTCCTTATAAATATACTTTATCATAATAGTAATGATTATCAATACTATTTTTGATTAATTCAACAATTTAACCATAATTGTTGAATTTAAAGCATATATAAATAAATTATAAGCTGTAAAATCTGCCTTGATTTTATATTTTCATTATAAATTAAAGTAATTATTTGGCATCAAAAACAGCTTTTTACTGCATTACATATAGTTTTGGACTTACTAAAAAACTTACATATCAGTCATTTTGAGCCTGATTTTAAAAGGCGAAAAATCTCACATTACATATATTACAGCAGCATATAATAGATTTAAATTATCTTACTTTTTAGATATTTCGCTATATTCCAAACCCTGTATTATCTTATAAATCTTATAAACTATACTCATATTGTTTTGCCTGAGTTTTTTGGTTAAATCCATTTAATATATAATTAAGTCGCATAAATAATAAATTGGTGACATTTTTTTTAATAATAATTATACATATTCCATTATTTATTAAATATTATGCTTCTTTATTCCTTATGATTAATATAAATTGCGAACTTTTTAGAACATTATTAAAAATCATTTGACAGCAGTTCAAAGTATCTATTTAATATAATCAAGAATATTTATGTATAAGGAATGAGATGCTTTCATACACTATCCGCAGGCTTTTAATGATGATACCAATGTTTATAGGTATTACTATAATATGTTTTATAGTTATCCATTTAGCTCCGGGGAATGCTGCAGAAATGCGGGCAGCTATGGGTCCAAAATATTCTGAAACTGCACGGGCAAAGTTTGAAAAAATGTATGGGCTTGATAAGCCGCTTTATGAGCAGTATATAATATGGCTTAAAAAAACAGCAGTTTTAGATTTTGGCGAATCTTTTGCAATAGATGGCAGAAGTGTAAAAGAGAAAATTAGGGAGCGGATACATATTACTGTTGGATTAAATCTTTTAAGTATGTTTTTCATATTTTTAATAGGGCTTCCCCTTGGTATAATTTCAGCCTACTGGCAAAACAGTGTACTTGATAAAGCCATAACAGTTATAGTTTTTATAGGGTTTGCTGTGCCTGCTTTCTGGCTTGCAGTAATATGTATGTATTATTTCAGCATTTATTTAGGTGTTCTGCCTATTTCCGGACTTTATACAGAATATATTTATGATACAATGAGTTTTTGGGAAAAGGTAAAAGATATTGCTGCTCACTTAGTTCTGCCTGTTTCTATTTCAGTTTTTGGCTCTCTTGCAGGCATATCACGGTTTGCAAGAACATCCACCCTTGATGTTCTTCATGAAGATTATATTACAGCAGCAAGAGCAAGGGGTATAGGGGAAGGCAGGATATTATTCAGCCATGCTTTAAGAAATGCTTTACTGCCTGTCATTACTATTTTAGGGCTTTCTATTCCCGGGCTTATTGGCAGCAGTGTAATTTTTGAATCAATATTCAGCATACCGGGTATGGGGCAGCTTTTTTATAATTCTGTAATGATGAGAGACTATCCAGTTATTATGGGGATATTAGTAATAGGAGCACTTCTTACATTAATAGGCAATTTTATTGCAGATATTGCTTATGCTTTTGCAGACCCAAGGATACGCTATGGAAAGAAATAAAATACGAAGTAAAATATTTTCAAACACAAGCAGCAATATACTTCTTATAAGCGGAGCATCTATTGTGCTGTTTTTTATAATTATAGCAGTATTTGCACCACTTATTGCACCATTTAACCCAGCACTTACTAACTTGAATGAAGTTTTTACAGCACCTAACAGCACATATTTATTTGGCACAGATGCTCTTGGCAGAGATGTATTTTCAAGAGTAGTATATGGAACAAGAATATCTTTATTTGTGGGCTTTATTGCTGTGGGTATATCTATAACTATTGGTGTGATTTTAGGTTTAATTGCTGGATATTATGGCAGAATGGTAGATAGTGTTATAATGCGGTTTACTGATATTATGCTTTGCTTCCCGTCATTTTTTCTTATTTTAGCAGTGATTGCTTTTTTAAAACCATCAATAGTAAATGTTATGGTAGTAATAGGTGTAACAGGCTGGATGGGAGTAGCCAGATTAGTAAGAGCAGAAGTGATGAGTGTTAAAAACAGGGAATATATTACAGCTGCAAGGCTGCAGGGTTTAAGCCATATTAAAATAATGTTTAAACATATACTGCTTAATGTGTTATCGCCTGTATTTGTTGCCGCCACATTAGGTGTTGCAAGTGCAATTTTATTAGAATCATCACTAAGCTTTTTAGGTCTTGGTGTGCTTCCACCTACTCCGTCATGGGGTAATATATTAACAGAGGGGCAGAATAATATAATTAATGCATGGTGGCTTTCTCTTTTTCCGGGTATAGCAATAGTAATAACTGCTCTTGGCTATAATCTGCTGGGGGAAGGTTTAAGAGATGTGTTAGACCATAAAAATAATAAATCAAATATTAAGGATTGAGGATGAAAAAAAATATTTTATCAATATTTTCAGTTATATTGCTGTTTTCATGCAGCGATACTGGCATAGAAGTAATTTCTTATTCAGATTATTCCAGTGATATATCATATCAAGTGGGAAGCCCGCGGGACAAAAGGCTTACTTTTTTTGATATTAATGAATTTAAGCAGATAAGAAGTATCCCAAATAATTTATCAACTGGCAGTCTTTCAGGCAGGGTGCAGTTTGCTCAAACCCATACTATTGACCCTAATAATAATGAAGCAAGAAAAGAGCCGTCATTAATACCATATAGAGCAGCACTTTTACTTTTTACTCCACAGGAAGAATTATATGAATTATCTGTTAAAGTAAGTAACGGCAAAAACACTTCTGTTTTTAAAATGGTGCCGCCAGTAAATATGCCAAAATCTGATTATATGGATAGAAGCGGAACAAAACCAGATATTACATATTCTAAACGCTCTTGGAGTGTGCAGCTTCCTTATGACAATGTTACTCCTGAAATGCAGCTTGATTTTATGGGCAAAACAACATCGCAGGTTGAGTTATCAGGCACTCTTTTTGGTAATGATATAGAGTTTGCAGCACCAATAGAGGGAGCTTTTCTTGTTGTAAGGCTTGGTATGCTTACAGATAATGTTGCAACAGGTCAGCATTCAACATCTCAGGCTATGACATACGATATAGCTCATGGTATGCAGGAATATTTCCAAACAGTCCCTTTTGCAAGGTTATTTCATGGATATTATGAAGACAGAGTGCTAAAAAAAGTAATCATTAATAATGGAAAAATATATGAGAATAAAAGTGATTATGTAGGGGCAGATTATTACAGTGGAGATATGCGTGAAAATGTGGCAAAAGCACAAGTGAGTGTTGGTATAGATTTGGCAAACAAAGGGGTTGCAAGCAGTCCATTAGACCAGTCTCACCAGCTGGGAAACGATATGTTTTATTTTACAGTGCATCATGCAAAAGGAAGATATACTAATGGCGAAGGTAAGCCGGTAGATGTTCCGCATGGGTTAAGCGGCGGCAACGGAATAGGCACTCTTGTTGATTCTACTGGCAACGAATTCAGCCATGAAGTAGGACATGGATATGGTATGGGGCATTATCCATTTTTAAATGATGCAAGTGATGGTTCTGTGCATGGATATACTACTTCATGGGGATATGATGCTTATAAAAACAGAATGCGGGCTAATGTAGCATGGAACAGCACTCCGCAGGCTGTTATGTATCAGGATAAATGGTATATTACACCTTTTCAAAATTATTACGGCTGGAACAGGGACTGTATGGCAGGCGGTGTTGCTGATAGTGCAATATCACGATATACTCATAATACTGCAAGAAGCACAAGGCAGGTGCAGAAAAATATAGAAAACAGATATTTTTTAAGTGATGATAAAAATAATAATGGTGAATATTACTATATTAGCTGGGATAAAGAAAGCAGGACATATAAAAAAGTAACAGATGAAAAATTTTTAAACAGCAGAATAAGCCCGACAAGAAAAGGAGTGCCAGTGATTACTATTTTAGGTGGTTATGACCCTACCCCCCCCCATAATGCTGTGATTTATCAATATTTCAGAGGAAACTGGGGCAATGTATTTGATTCTATATTTCAAGACAGTCCTGCTGAAGCCACATCATATTTGGAAATAACATATTATGACAATAAGCCAAAGAAATATGTAGTGCTTAGTGATAAAAGATATAATGCAAAAATAATTAACAAGCTGCATGTAAATATTGCAGAAGAAGATAAACCTAAAAGCATTACTCTCTATGTAAATAAGGTTAATAAAGGCTCTACAACAATAAAAGAGACGGTATATGATAAACCGCTTCTAAAAGCTGTTGAAATAGGCAAAGCAAATGGCTATCAAGATGTTATAGATAACGATACCATATTTCTTAATGACAGTCTTGCTAATAAATCTATTGATAATTATATTCTTTCTGCAAAAGAAAAAGAGCTTATTGAAATTTTTGCAAGATATAAAGCATTAAATAAACTTGATGCAAACCCAAAAAAGATAGCTGATGATTATATTGCAAAGAAAAATAAGGCTGATAATATAAATATGTTTATAGATAATAACTATATAAGCCTTGAAAATAATGATATATCAGCGGATGAGGCTTTGAAAAAGCTGTTTGCAGAAAACGGGCTTGGCTCTGTTATATTTAAATTTAATCAGGCAGAGCTAAATGGTAAATGTATGGAGGTATATCAATCAGAAACAAGCAGCTATGCTGTTAGATTATCATCTAAATGTAATGAGAGTAAAGAGCAGCGGTGGGCGATAGATAAATCAGGACGGATTCATTCGGCTCTTTATCCCGGCTATTGTCTTGATATGAAAAATATGTCTGTTTTACAGCTTTGTTCAGATGATACAAGCCAGCAGTGGAAAATAAGAAATCCTGAAAGTATTGCAAATGGTGTTTTTTATGAAAATATGGGGACAGCTGGAAAATGTATAGATAACAGCGGTGGCAATTCTGATAAAATAATCAGCTATAATTGCACTAATGGCAATAACCAGAAGTTTAAAAACAAAATAACAGAAGATGAAAATTTATATTTAAGTTTATTTGGTGGCAGCTTAATAGAAGAAATATGGAAATATATTCCTGCAGAAAAAGTGGAGATTAAATAATGAAAAAAATAATTATAATATTTGCGTTAATATTTGCAGTTAATATTCCTTTTCTTTATGCTCAGTATGGTGACTATTATGACGGCAAAAACAGTTACAGCTATGGAGATATGCCTTCGCCTAAAAAAAGCAGCAGGAAAAAATATGAAAATAAAAATCATTATATAGGAATATCGCCGTCTATCTATATACCAACAGGGAAAAATGCTTATATAAAAGATTATACAGGTGTAGGCGGTGGTGTTGATTTACGGTATAAATACAACCTGCATAAAGTGTTTGCTCTTGCTGGAACATTTAGATATAACTATGCAGGTGGCTCTAATTTTAACGGCGATAATAAAGTGGATACTAAACATCATTTAATTGATATGCAGATTTTAGCAGTTTTGCAGTATGATGATGTGAAAGCAACAAAAGGTTTTATCCCTTATATATCTGCTGGTATGGATATTGCAGTTAATGTTATTGATTCTGAAACCACAGCTTATAGAAAAGATGCAGATGGTGCCACATACCCTGTTTATAAAATCATTTCAAAAGGAAACGATTCTGCAGCTAATGTAGGCTTTGTTGTTGGTGCAGGGCTTAGGTATGCATTTTCAAATAATTTTACAACAGGTTTTGGTGTTGATTATACCCATGTCTTTACAAACCATGATTACTCAGGCATTAGAGTATTTATAGATGCAGGATACAGATTTTAGCAGATAATATTATAAATTCACATTATTTATATTCTAAAAGCAATTTTAAAGGAGTGAAATATGGGTTATATCAATAATAATACTGGTTATTTGGAGCATCATACATTATCAAGCCGTTCAGTCATTAAAAAGAATATGTATGCTTTAATTACACCAGATGGACTTGTCAAAAACAATATATATGGCTTTGAAAACTGTGATATAAGCATACTTTCATCTCCCCTTTTAGGTGCTTCTTTTACTGATTATATTATAACAGTAAAAGAAAATGGCAGAAATTTATGCGGCATAGGAAATGAGAGCGAAGAAATATTTTTATTTGTAATAGAAGGCTCATTATTAGTTTATAATGATAATGAAAAAGCAGGGCTTACAGCAGGCGGTTTTTTCTTTTCCCCTGCATCTTTTAAACTTTATTTTCAAAATAATTCCAATAATAATGCAAAAATACTTTTATATAAAAGAAAATACAAGCCACTTAATAATTTATCACCAAAAACAATATCTGGAAATATTAATAACATACCATATAAAAATTTTGAAGAAATGGATAGTGTATTTATAAAAGATTTACTGCCTGCAAATGATTTTGCTTATGATTTTAACTTTCACATACTTATGTTTAAAAGCGGTGCAGGTCATGGCTATTTAGAAACTCATATTCAGGAACATGGAGCATATATTTTATCTGGTAAAGGAATGTATAACCTTGATAACAAATGGTATGGGGTAGAAAAAGATGATTATATATTTATGGCTTCATACTGCATACAGGGCGGATATTGTGTAGGCAAAGATGATTTTATATATATTTATTCAAAAGACTGCAATAGAGATGCAGAGCTGTAAAAGATAGGTTTAAAATATTTATTAAATTAGATACTTCGCCTTTGGCTCAGTATGACATAAATGAATAAATAGCAAAATAATTATAAAAAAAGCAGTTTTAACGCATATATCGCTAAAACTGCTAATAGTATTTTTTATATATAAATAAATCTGTTTAATTTATTAATTTTTAGATTTATCTACAATTTTGCTTTTACCAAGCCAGCTCATCATGCCGCGAAGTTTTTCACCAACTTCTTCTATTTTATGGCTGTTAGAAATATTAGATAATGCATGGAAATGTGGTGCATTTACTTTGTTTTCCATCATCCATTCTTTTGCAAAAGTGCCGTCCTGAATTTCTTTTAATACTTTTTTCATTTCTTCTTTTGCAGCAGGTGAAACTACTCGTGGACCTCTTGTTAAGCCGCCATATTCTGCTGTGTTAGAAATAGAATACTGCATATTTTTAATGCCGCCTTCATATATTAAGTCAACAATTAATTTCATTTCATGCAGACATTCAAAATATGCCATTTCTGGAGCATAGCCTGCTTCAGTTAATGTTTCAAAACCATACTGGATAAGTTTTGCTAAACCGCCGCATAATACTGCCTGTTCACCAAAAAGGTCTGTTTCAGTTTCTTCTTTAAAAGTTGTTTCAATAACACCAGCTCTTGCACCGCCGATAGCTGCAGCATAAGCAAGTGCAACTTCTTTAGAATCACCTGCTGCATCTTGGTAAACTGCAATTAAGCATGGAACACCGCTGCCAGTTTCATACTGCTGACGAACTAAATGGCCGGGACCTTTTGGAGCTATCATAATAACATTTATATCTGCAGGTGGCACAATCTGTCCAAAATGTATATTAAAACCATGAGCAAATGCTAAATAAGCACCAGATTTTAAGTTTGGAGCTATTTCATTTTTATAAATTTCACCTTGTAGTTCATCTGGTGTTAATATCATAACCAAATCAGCCCATGTAGCTGCTTCTGCTACTGTCATAACTTTTAAACCAGCATTTTCTGCTTTTTTCCATGATTTACTGTCTTTTCTTAATGCAACAGCAACATCACAGCCAGAATCTTTTAAATTATTAGAATGGCCGTAACCTTGGCTTCCATATCCAATGACTGCTATTTTTTTGCTTTTAACAGCACCTAAATTGGCATCTTTTTCATAATAAACTTTCATTTGTTTACCTCATATATTTATATTTTCCCAGCTTTTATAAGCCTTATATTATTTATTATTATGTATCTGCTTAATTTTTTCCATCTCGCTTGTAGCCTTTGAGCCTCTGCCTATTGCAAGACAACCTGAGCGGATTAATTCTATTATACCATAAGGGCGGACAAGCTCTATAAAAGCCTGCAGTTTGTCATTATCACCAGTGATTTCAATTACCATGCTTTCTGGTGTAATATCTACCACATTGCCACGGAAAGTATTAACCATATTATAAATATCGCTTCTGTATTTTTGAGTAACATATACTTTTACAAGCACTAATTCTCTTTCAATATGGTTATATGATGTTAAGTCCCTTACTTTTAAAACATTAATAAGTTTACGCAGCTGCTTAATAATCTGCTCTATAATTCTATCATCACCATAAGTAACAATAGTCATCATAGATACATCATGCTTATCAGTAGAGTTTACTGTTAAACTTTCAATATTGTAGCCTCTGCCAGAGAAAAGACCTGCTATGCGGGCAAGCACACCAAATTTATTTTCAACAAGGACTGATATAATATGTCTTTTTTCCATAGCAAACTACCTTATTATCATTTCATCAATTGATGCACCTGCTGGCACCATAGGATATACATTTTCTTCCCTGTCGCACACAAAATCCATAAGCACAGGTATATCTTTTACTTTAAGAGCTTCTCTTAAAACAGCTTCTACATCTTCTACTTTTTCAGCACGCATTCCTATACAGCCATAAGCTTCTGCCAGCTTAACAAAATCAGGCTGCACTTCAAGGCATGTATCAGAATATTTTTTATTAAAAAATAACTGCTGCCACTGCCTTACCATTCCTAAAAACTTATTATTGATGATAACTGTTTTTACACCTACTCTATACTGCACACATGTTGTTAATTCCTGCATATTCATTAATATGCCGCCATCACCTGATACACAAAATACTTCTTTATCTGGTCTGCCTATTTTAGCACCCATTGCAGCAGGAAGCCCGTAACCCATTGTGCCCATACCGCCTGATGATAAAAACTGTCTTGGAAAATTATATCTGTAAAACTGGCCTGTCCACATTTGATGCTGGCCTACATCTGTAGCAATAATTGCATCGCCATTTGTAACTTTATATAATGTCTCTATAACATACTGTGGTTTAATGACTTTATCGCTGAATTTATAAGAGAAAGGTTTTTCCCTGTTCCAGCCTTTTACTGTTTCAAACCATTCATCTCTTTCCTGCCTGCACTTTTCCCACTTATAATCATCAAGATATTTATTTATCATATTCAGAACATTATAACAGTCTCCAACAACAGGTATTTCAATATCAACAGTTTTACTAATAGATGATGGGTCAATATCAATATGAGCTATTTTTGCATTTTTAGCAAACCTGTCAAGTCTGCCAGTGGAACGGTCAGTAAACCTTGTGCCGATAGCTATTATAAAATCAGATTCTGTTACTGCCATATTAGAGGCATAGTTTCCATGCATACCAAGCCAGCCTATCCACTGGCTGTCTGTTGCAGGGTAACCACTTAACCCCATGAATGATGAAACAACAGGAGTATTGACTGCATGGGCAAATTTTATTAATTCTTCTGTTGCACCTTTGCTTACTTTTACACCACCGCCAACAAATATAACAGGTTTTTTTGCTGTTTCCAATGTTTTAAGGAGTTTTTTAACCTGCATTGGATGCCCTTCTGTATTAGGCTGATAGCCTGTTAAATGCACATGTCCATTTGGCTCATATTTTACTTTTGCAGCAAACACATCTTTTGGAATATCCACAAGCACAGGACCAGGCCTGCCTGTTGTAGCAATATGTATTGCTTCATTCATAGTGTCTGCCAAATCTTTTACATCTGTTACAAGATAACTGTGCTTTACTATCGGGCGTGTTATGCCTACAATATCAGCTTCCTGAAAAGCATCTCCGCCAATTAAATTAGAAACAACCTGCCCTGTAATTACAAGCATAGGAACACTATCCATATAAGCTGTGCCAATACCTGTTACAAGGTTTGTCGCACCCGGACCGCTTGTTGCCATACATACACCTATTTTACCAGTTGCTCTTGCATAGCCGTCTGCAGCATGTGCTCCGCCCTGCTCATGACGAGGCAGGATGTGTTTTAAATCAGCATCAAATAATGTATCATAAAAACCAGTAAGAGACCCGCCGGGATAACTGAATATTACATCTACTCCATTACGCTTTAAGCAGTCTATTAC
Proteins encoded in this window:
- a CDS encoding ABC transporter permease; this translates as MLSYTIRRLLMMIPMFIGITIICFIVIHLAPGNAAEMRAAMGPKYSETARAKFEKMYGLDKPLYEQYIIWLKKTAVLDFGESFAIDGRSVKEKIRERIHITVGLNLLSMFFIFLIGLPLGIISAYWQNSVLDKAITVIVFIGFAVPAFWLAVICMYYFSIYLGVLPISGLYTEYIYDTMSFWEKVKDIAAHLVLPVSISVFGSLAGISRFARTSTLDVLHEDYITAARARGIGEGRILFSHALRNALLPVITILGLSIPGLIGSSVIFESIFSIPGMGQLFYNSVMMRDYPVIMGILVIGALLTLIGNFIADIAYAFADPRIRYGKK
- a CDS encoding ABC transporter permease — translated: MERNKIRSKIFSNTSSNILLISGASIVLFFIIIAVFAPLIAPFNPALTNLNEVFTAPNSTYLFGTDALGRDVFSRVVYGTRISLFVGFIAVGISITIGVILGLIAGYYGRMVDSVIMRFTDIMLCFPSFFLILAVIAFLKPSIVNVMVVIGVTGWMGVARLVRAEVMSVKNREYITAARLQGLSHIKIMFKHILLNVLSPVFVAATLGVASAILLESSLSFLGLGVLPPTPSWGNILTEGQNNIINAWWLSLFPGIAIVITALGYNLLGEGLRDVLDHKNNKSNIKD
- a CDS encoding M66 family metalloprotease — protein: MKKNILSIFSVILLFSCSDTGIEVISYSDYSSDISYQVGSPRDKRLTFFDINEFKQIRSIPNNLSTGSLSGRVQFAQTHTIDPNNNEARKEPSLIPYRAALLLFTPQEELYELSVKVSNGKNTSVFKMVPPVNMPKSDYMDRSGTKPDITYSKRSWSVQLPYDNVTPEMQLDFMGKTTSQVELSGTLFGNDIEFAAPIEGAFLVVRLGMLTDNVATGQHSTSQAMTYDIAHGMQEYFQTVPFARLFHGYYEDRVLKKVIINNGKIYENKSDYVGADYYSGDMRENVAKAQVSVGIDLANKGVASSPLDQSHQLGNDMFYFTVHHAKGRYTNGEGKPVDVPHGLSGGNGIGTLVDSTGNEFSHEVGHGYGMGHYPFLNDASDGSVHGYTTSWGYDAYKNRMRANVAWNSTPQAVMYQDKWYITPFQNYYGWNRDCMAGGVADSAISRYTHNTARSTRQVQKNIENRYFLSDDKNNNGEYYYISWDKESRTYKKVTDEKFLNSRISPTRKGVPVITILGGYDPTPPHNAVIYQYFRGNWGNVFDSIFQDSPAEATSYLEITYYDNKPKKYVVLSDKRYNAKIINKLHVNIAEEDKPKSITLYVNKVNKGSTTIKETVYDKPLLKAVEIGKANGYQDVIDNDTIFLNDSLANKSIDNYILSAKEKELIEIFARYKALNKLDANPKKIADDYIAKKNKADNINMFIDNNYISLENNDISADEALKKLFAENGLGSVIFKFNQAELNGKCMEVYQSETSSYAVRLSSKCNESKEQRWAIDKSGRIHSALYPGYCLDMKNMSVLQLCSDDTSQQWKIRNPESIANGVFYENMGTAGKCIDNSGGNSDKIISYNCTNGNNQKFKNKITEDENLYLSLFGGSLIEEIWKYIPAEKVEIK
- a CDS encoding outer membrane beta-barrel protein, which encodes MKKIIIIFALIFAVNIPFLYAQYGDYYDGKNSYSYGDMPSPKKSSRKKYENKNHYIGISPSIYIPTGKNAYIKDYTGVGGGVDLRYKYNLHKVFALAGTFRYNYAGGSNFNGDNKVDTKHHLIDMQILAVLQYDDVKATKGFIPYISAGMDIAVNVIDSETTAYRKDADGATYPVYKIISKGNDSAANVGFVVGAGLRYAFSNNFTTGFGVDYTHVFTNHDYSGIRVFIDAGYRF
- the allE gene encoding (S)-ureidoglycine aminohydrolase, which produces MGYINNNTGYLEHHTLSSRSVIKKNMYALITPDGLVKNNIYGFENCDISILSSPLLGASFTDYIITVKENGRNLCGIGNESEEIFLFVIEGSLLVYNDNEKAGLTAGGFFFSPASFKLYFQNNSNNNAKILLYKRKYKPLNNLSPKTISGNINNIPYKNFEEMDSVFIKDLLPANDFAYDFNFHILMFKSGAGHGYLETHIQEHGAYILSGKGMYNLDNKWYGVEKDDYIFMASYCIQGGYCVGKDDFIYIYSKDCNRDAEL
- the ilvC gene encoding ketol-acid reductoisomerase produces the protein MKVYYEKDANLGAVKSKKIAVIGYGSQGYGHSNNLKDSGCDVAVALRKDSKSWKKAENAGLKVMTVAEAATWADLVMILTPDELQGEIYKNEIAPNLKSGAYLAFAHGFNIHFGQIVPPADINVIMIAPKGPGHLVRQQYETGSGVPCLIAVYQDAAGDSKEVALAYAAAIGGARAGVIETTFKEETETDLFGEQAVLCGGLAKLIQYGFETLTEAGYAPEMAYFECLHEMKLIVDLIYEGGIKNMQYSISNTAEYGGLTRGPRVVSPAAKEEMKKVLKEIQDGTFAKEWMMENKVNAPHFHALSNISNSHKIEEVGEKLRGMMSWLGKSKIVDKSKN
- the ilvN gene encoding acetolactate synthase small subunit, translating into MEKRHIISVLVENKFGVLARIAGLFSGRGYNIESLTVNSTDKHDVSMMTIVTYGDDRIIEQIIKQLRKLINVLKVRDLTSYNHIERELVLVKVYVTQKYRSDIYNMVNTFRGNVVDITPESMVIEITGDNDKLQAFIELVRPYGIIELIRSGCLAIGRGSKATSEMEKIKQIHNNK
- the ilvB gene encoding biosynthetic-type acetolactate synthase large subunit, with the protein product MICSGGEIVIDCLKRNGVDVIFSYPGGSLTGFYDTLFDADLKHILPRHEQGGAHAADGYARATGKIGVCMATSGPGATNLVTGIGTAYMDSVPMLVITGQVVSNLIGGDAFQEADIVGITRPIVKHSYLVTDVKDLADTMNEAIHIATTGRPGPVLVDIPKDVFAAKVKYEPNGHVHLTGYQPNTEGHPMQVKKLLKTLETAKKPVIFVGGGVKVSKGATEELIKFAHAVNTPVVSSFMGLSGYPATDSQWIGWLGMHGNYASNMAVTESDFIIAIGTRFTDRSTGRLDRFAKNAKIAHIDIDPSSISKTVDIEIPVVGDCYNVLNMINKYLDDYKWEKCRQERDEWFETVKGWNREKPFSYKFSDKVIKPQYVIETLYKVTNGDAIIATDVGQHQMWTGQFYRYNFPRQFLSSGGMGTMGYGLPAAMGAKIGRPDKEVFCVSGDGGILMNMQELTTCVQYRVGVKTVIINNKFLGMVRQWQQLFFNKKYSDTCLEVQPDFVKLAEAYGCIGMRAEKVEDVEAVLREALKVKDIPVLMDFVCDREENVYPMVPAGASIDEMIIR